From Chryseobacterium sp. H1D6B, a single genomic window includes:
- a CDS encoding SRPBCC domain-containing protein, translated as MDLKTKIQAEDNKQEILIIREFDLPVELLFKAYIEPEIVEQWMGTKVLQFESRQHGGYQFETSDPQGNVVFRAHGTIHDVVLNEKITRTFEMENAPFPPQLEFLKFEKLTDITSKLTMHVIYKSVDYRDQILKLPFAQGINMAHNRLQEIVNKLK; from the coding sequence ATGGACTTAAAAACAAAAATCCAGGCTGAAGACAATAAGCAGGAAATACTGATCATCAGAGAATTTGATCTTCCTGTAGAATTACTCTTCAAAGCCTATATAGAACCAGAAATTGTAGAACAATGGATGGGAACAAAAGTCTTACAATTTGAAAGCAGACAGCATGGCGGTTATCAGTTTGAAACTTCTGATCCTCAAGGAAATGTAGTATTCCGTGCGCATGGAACCATTCATGATGTTGTTTTAAATGAAAAAATAACAAGGACTTTCGAAATGGAAAATGCACCTTTCCCACCCCAGCTTGAGTTTTTAAAATTTGAAAAACTAACAGATATTACAAGTAAATTGACAATGCATGTCATTTATAAATCAGTAGATTACAGAGACCAGATCCTAAAATTACCATTCGCTCAAGGGATCAATATGGCACATAACCGTCTTCAAGAAATTGTAAATAAATTAAAATAA
- a CDS encoding YdeI/OmpD-associated family protein — protein MNPKVDFFFDKAKQWQREFEKLRVIALGTGLEEELKWGCACYTYHGKNIFLIHGFKEYCALLFFKGALLNDTNKILIQQTENVQGARQIRFTDIQEITDLEKIIKTYIYEAVEVEKAGLKVELKKTKEFEMPEEFQNKLDENSLLKKAFESLTPGRQRAYLLYFSSAKQPKTRETRIQKYIPLIIEGKGLND, from the coding sequence ATGAATCCCAAGGTTGATTTCTTTTTTGACAAAGCCAAACAATGGCAGAGAGAATTTGAAAAATTAAGAGTAATTGCCTTAGGCACTGGGCTTGAGGAAGAATTAAAATGGGGATGTGCGTGCTATACATATCATGGTAAAAATATTTTTTTGATCCATGGATTTAAAGAATATTGTGCTCTCCTATTTTTTAAAGGTGCTCTATTAAATGACACTAACAAAATTCTTATCCAGCAGACAGAAAATGTTCAGGGCGCAAGACAGATCCGATTTACAGATATTCAGGAAATTACAGACTTGGAAAAGATCATAAAAACTTACATTTATGAAGCTGTAGAAGTAGAAAAAGCAGGATTGAAAGTAGAATTAAAAAAGACAAAAGAATTTGAAATGCCCGAAGAATTTCAAAATAAATTAGACGAAAATTCATTATTAAAAAAGGCTTTTGAATCTCTAACACCAGGAAGACAAAGAGCTTATCTACTCTACTTTTCTTCTGCTAAACAACCCAAAACACGGGAAACTAGAATTCAAAAATACATTCCATTAATTATTGAAGGAAAAGGCTTAAATGATTAA
- a CDS encoding DoxX family protein: protein METQNKSQKRNKIIYWIFTLWMALGMVSTAGVQLLKNKDEIENFTSLGYPIYLMTIIGVWKILGVFAVLIPKYPLLKEWAYAGFFFVMSGAVISHVISDHNLGKILPGLLLLVLTIISWYFRPADRKIV, encoded by the coding sequence ATGGAAACACAAAATAAATCTCAAAAAAGAAATAAGATTATTTATTGGATTTTTACTCTTTGGATGGCTTTAGGAATGGTCTCAACTGCGGGTGTTCAGCTTTTGAAAAATAAAGATGAAATTGAAAATTTTACAAGTCTGGGCTATCCTATCTATTTAATGACCATTATCGGAGTTTGGAAAATATTGGGAGTCTTCGCTGTACTCATTCCCAAATATCCGCTGCTGAAAGAATGGGCATACGCTGGGTTTTTCTTCGTCATGTCAGGAGCTGTAATTTCCCACGTCATTTCAGATCACAATCTCGGCAAGATACTTCCAGGATTACTGCTTCTTGTTCTTACTATTATTTCATGGTATTTCAGACCGGCAGATAGAAAAATTGTTTAA
- a CDS encoding DUF4256 domain-containing protein, whose amino-acid sequence MKNIKKLSPSETENLLKILKVRFEKNMNRHKDLNWNKIQAKLKANPEKLWSLNQMEDTEGEPDVIDYDKKTGDYIFFDCSAESPKRRSLCYDYQAWESRKANKPENNAIDKASEMGIEILTEEEYRKLQELGKFDLKTSSWIKTPSNIRELGGAVFCDRRYNTVFYYHNGADSYYAARGFRGSLRI is encoded by the coding sequence ATGAAAAATATTAAAAAACTGTCTCCATCAGAAACAGAAAATTTACTTAAAATATTAAAAGTTCGTTTTGAAAAAAACATGAACCGGCATAAAGATTTGAATTGGAATAAGATCCAGGCAAAATTAAAAGCTAATCCTGAGAAATTATGGAGTCTAAATCAAATGGAAGACACTGAAGGTGAGCCTGATGTGATAGATTATGATAAAAAGACAGGCGATTATATTTTCTTTGACTGTTCTGCAGAAAGTCCCAAACGCAGAAGTTTATGTTATGATTATCAAGCCTGGGAATCCAGAAAAGCTAATAAGCCCGAAAATAATGCCATAGATAAAGCATCAGAAATGGGAATTGAAATTCTTACAGAAGAAGAATACCGCAAATTACAGGAACTTGGAAAATTTGATTTAAAAACGTCAAGCTGGATAAAAACTCCTTCAAATATAAGAGAATTGGGCGGTGCTGTTTTTTGTGACCGCCGTTATAATACCGTTTTTTATTATCATAACGGTGCAGATTCTTATTATGCTGCAAGAGGTTTTAGAGGCTCCTTAAGAATTTAA
- a CDS encoding aminotransferase class I/II-fold pyridoxal phosphate-dependent enzyme: protein MKFSFKNDYSEGCHPNILQALLQSNLDQQAGYGEDEFSLKAKELIKEKINNKDSEVYLVSGGTQANLIVISSILRPYQCVISASTGHILNNETGAIEATGHKILNIETEDGKLRASDIVPVLENHQNVPHQVMPKLVYISNSTELGTIYKKEELKSLSAFCKENNLLLFMDGARLGHGLTSEISDLTLEETAQLTDIFYLGGTKNGALIGEAIIINNPDLQQDFAFNIKQKGALLAKGRLLGIQFLELMKNDLYFDLAKHANQQAMKIKNALKERGVQFLSDTYTNQIFPILSNDLIQVLSEKFEFYVWKKIDDNSSAVRLITSWNTGDEAVDGFIEIFKANS from the coding sequence ATGAAATTTTCATTTAAAAACGACTATTCAGAAGGATGTCATCCTAATATTTTACAAGCGCTTTTACAATCTAATCTTGATCAGCAGGCGGGTTATGGCGAAGATGAATTTTCTTTAAAAGCTAAAGAGCTCATTAAGGAAAAGATAAACAATAAAGATTCAGAAGTATACCTTGTTTCTGGAGGTACACAGGCAAATTTAATTGTAATTTCTTCTATTCTAAGGCCTTATCAATGTGTAATCTCTGCTTCTACAGGACATATTCTGAACAATGAAACCGGAGCGATAGAAGCTACAGGACATAAAATATTAAATATTGAAACTGAAGATGGTAAGTTAAGGGCTTCCGATATTGTTCCAGTTTTGGAAAATCATCAAAATGTTCCTCATCAAGTGATGCCTAAATTAGTGTATATTTCAAATTCTACAGAACTTGGAACAATTTATAAAAAAGAAGAACTAAAATCTCTTTCTGCTTTCTGTAAAGAGAATAATCTGTTACTTTTTATGGATGGTGCTAGATTAGGGCATGGTTTAACATCTGAAATAAGTGATCTTACTTTAGAGGAAACAGCTCAATTAACGGATATTTTTTATTTAGGAGGTACAAAAAATGGTGCTTTGATAGGAGAGGCAATTATTATTAATAACCCGGATCTTCAACAAGATTTTGCATTTAATATCAAACAAAAAGGAGCACTTCTTGCTAAAGGGAGACTTCTTGGAATCCAGTTTTTGGAATTAATGAAAAATGATCTGTATTTTGATTTAGCAAAACACGCTAACCAGCAGGCAATGAAAATCAAGAATGCACTGAAAGAAAGGGGAGTACAATTTCTTTCTGATACCTATACCAATCAAATTTTCCCAATTTTAAGCAATGATCTGATTCAAGTTTTATCTGAAAAGTTTGAATTCTATGTATGGAAAAAAATAGATGATAATTCTTCTGCGGTTCGCCTTATCACTTCTTGGAATACAGGAGATGAAGCGGTAGACGGTTTTATTGAAATTTTTAAAGCCAATTCTTAA
- a CDS encoding metal-dependent transcriptional regulator has product MRTTLTEENYLKALFHLVDNENKVTINELSKFLNVKMPSVNNMMKKFAEKNWVVYETYKPLRITDTGKREASLVVRKHRLTEMFLVKKMNFGWENVHEIAEQLEHVHSQVFFDKMDEILDYPKFDPHGEPIPDKDGNIIAQDLQKLSSCKVGETVIFGSVTLSDDAFLSYLNERKLLLNTKIKILKIEDFDKSITIDIDGKKEVLSKKATEKILVKK; this is encoded by the coding sequence TTGAGAACAACACTAACGGAAGAGAATTATCTGAAAGCATTGTTTCACTTAGTTGACAATGAAAATAAGGTGACGATAAACGAACTCAGCAAATTTTTGAATGTAAAAATGCCCAGCGTTAATAACATGATGAAAAAATTTGCGGAAAAAAACTGGGTGGTCTACGAAACCTACAAACCGCTTAGAATAACTGACACAGGAAAAAGAGAAGCATCTCTGGTAGTCCGTAAACACAGACTTACTGAAATGTTTCTAGTTAAAAAAATGAATTTCGGATGGGAAAATGTTCATGAGATTGCTGAGCAGCTTGAACATGTCCATTCTCAGGTTTTTTTTGATAAAATGGACGAAATTCTAGATTATCCGAAATTTGATCCGCATGGGGAGCCCATTCCTGATAAAGATGGAAACATTATTGCGCAGGACTTACAGAAATTAAGCAGCTGTAAAGTCGGCGAAACAGTAATTTTTGGTTCAGTAACGCTGTCCGATGATGCTTTTTTAAGTTATCTCAATGAAAGAAAACTTCTTTTGAATACCAAAATTAAAATCCTTAAAATTGAAGATTTCGACAAATCAATAACGATTGATATTGATGGAAAAAAAGAAGTTCTCAGTAAAAAAGCAACTGAAAAAATATTAGTTAAAAAATAG
- a CDS encoding aminotransferase class V-fold PLP-dependent enzyme, with the protein MFLNSAGSSLTPKIVLKTMVDYLHQEEQFGGYETANRNSEIIQGFYDETAKLLNCKSSNIAFATSSTDAYAKALSSIPFKEEDCIITTDDDYISNQIAFISLQKRLNIKVIRIKKNQDNELDLEDLEDLIRKHQPKLIAVTHIPTNSGLIQNVEGVGKICRQHNILYLVDACQSVGQMVVDVQKIECDFLTATGRKFMRGPRGTGFLYVSDRVLELGLVPLLLDLNGADWTEFDNYKIFKTAKRFEYWEISYSSLLGFTEAVRYANQIGLNNIEEYNKKLAATLRTHLENKGFRILDKGNNLSSIVTFCSKDGEIDSIQNILKENNIYFSVSYKGGALIDFSHKNIDKAVRLSPHYFNTVEEIEKVSQLLSN; encoded by the coding sequence ATATTCCTGAATAGTGCAGGGTCTTCACTAACCCCTAAAATTGTTCTAAAAACAATGGTTGATTATCTTCATCAGGAAGAACAATTTGGAGGATATGAAACTGCTAACCGGAATTCTGAAATTATTCAGGGATTTTATGATGAAACAGCAAAATTACTAAACTGTAAATCATCCAATATAGCTTTTGCAACCAGTTCTACAGACGCTTATGCGAAAGCTTTATCCAGTATTCCGTTTAAAGAAGAAGACTGCATTATTACAACAGATGATGATTATATTTCTAACCAGATTGCTTTTATTTCACTTCAAAAAAGACTGAATATTAAAGTAATAAGGATCAAAAAAAATCAGGATAATGAGCTTGATCTAGAAGATCTTGAGGACCTGATAAGAAAACATCAGCCCAAATTAATTGCGGTTACTCATATACCTACCAATTCTGGATTAATACAAAATGTAGAAGGTGTCGGTAAGATCTGCAGACAGCATAATATTCTTTATCTGGTGGATGCCTGTCAGTCAGTAGGGCAGATGGTTGTTGATGTTCAGAAAATAGAATGCGATTTTTTAACGGCAACAGGAAGAAAATTTATGCGCGGGCCGAGAGGAACGGGATTTTTATATGTTTCAGACAGAGTATTGGAGTTGGGACTTGTTCCTCTGTTATTAGACCTTAATGGGGCAGACTGGACAGAGTTTGATAATTATAAAATTTTTAAAACAGCAAAAAGATTTGAGTATTGGGAGATTTCTTACTCCTCACTGCTTGGATTTACAGAAGCCGTTAGATATGCTAATCAAATAGGACTTAACAATATTGAAGAATACAATAAAAAATTAGCAGCAACACTCAGAACTCATCTTGAAAATAAAGGTTTTAGAATCTTAGACAAAGGAAATAATTTGAGCAGTATCGTTACATTCTGCAGTAAAGACGGAGAAATTGACAGTATTCAAAATATACTTAAAGAAAATAATATCTATTTCTCAGTTAGTTATAAAGGAGGAGCTTTGATAGATTTCAGCCATAAAAATATAGATAAAGCTGTCCGTTTATCACCTCATTATTTTAATACAGTTGAAGAAATAGAAAAAGTTTCTCAGCTCTTATCTAATTAA